The following proteins are encoded in a genomic region of uncultured Hyphomonas sp.:
- the dapD gene encoding 2,3,4,5-tetrahydropyridine-2,6-dicarboxylate N-succinyltransferase, giving the protein MTEALARVIDSAWEARDTLSTETKGEVRDVVDAAIDLIDKGEARVAEKGANGEWVVHQWLKKAVLLSFRLNANGMIGGVPGGGNWWDKVPSKFEGWGETEFREAGFRAVPPCAVRRGAFVAPNAVLMPSYVNIGAYVGEGTMIDTWASVGSCAQVGANCHISAGTGIGGVLEPLQANPTIIEDNCFIGARSEVVEGVIVGEGSVIAMGVFITQSTKIVNRATGEISYGKIPPYSVVVPGTLPDKNGGPSLACAVIVKTVDAQTRSKTGVNELLRD; this is encoded by the coding sequence ATGACCGAAGCTCTTGCCCGCGTAATCGATTCTGCCTGGGAGGCGCGCGACACGCTCTCCACCGAAACGAAAGGTGAAGTGCGCGACGTCGTGGATGCCGCCATCGACCTGATCGACAAGGGCGAGGCGCGCGTGGCCGAAAAAGGCGCGAACGGTGAATGGGTCGTGCACCAGTGGCTGAAGAAAGCCGTGCTCCTGTCTTTCCGCCTCAACGCAAACGGCATGATCGGCGGCGTGCCGGGCGGCGGCAACTGGTGGGACAAGGTGCCCTCCAAGTTCGAAGGCTGGGGCGAGACCGAATTCAGGGAAGCCGGCTTCCGCGCCGTGCCGCCGTGCGCCGTGCGCCGGGGCGCCTTCGTGGCACCGAATGCCGTGCTGATGCCGTCTTATGTGAACATCGGCGCCTATGTCGGCGAAGGTACGATGATCGACACCTGGGCCTCTGTGGGCTCGTGCGCGCAGGTCGGCGCGAACTGCCACATCTCTGCCGGCACCGGCATTGGCGGCGTGCTTGAGCCGCTGCAGGCGAACCCGACCATCATCGAGGACAATTGTTTCATCGGCGCGCGCTCCGAAGTCGTCGAAGGCGTGATCGTGGGGGAGGGGTCCGTCATCGCCATGGGCGTGTTCATCACCCAGTCTACCAAGATCGTGAACCGCGCGACCGGCGAGATCAGCTATGGCAAGATCCCGCCTTACTCGGTTGTCGTGCCGGGCACGCTGCCGGACAAGAATGGCGGCCCGAGCCTCGCCTGCGCCGTCATCGTGAAAACGGTCGACGCCCAGACCCGCTCCAAGACCGGCGTCAACGAGCTGCTGCGGGATTAG
- a CDS encoding pyrimidine 5'-nucleotidase gives MTAKAAGVHLAPFGKFDHVTDWVFDLDNTLYPAECDLFAEIDTRMTAFVSRVLALPPEEARKVQKDYYKTYGTTLSGLMHVNQIEPADFLHYVHDIDLSPLPDLPGLRTAIEALPGRKFVYTNGSRRHAERVTEKMGLSHLFHDSFGIEDAVYTPKPKQESYDRFCGLHGVDPNQSIFFEDLARNLLPAKDMGFTTVLVHSEKDWSHEPVEARPATLEDILKDDGPDHIDYVTGDLAAFLEAARDTLK, from the coding sequence ATGACCGCTAAGGCTGCCGGCGTCCATCTCGCTCCCTTCGGGAAATTCGATCACGTGACCGACTGGGTCTTTGACCTGGACAACACGCTGTACCCGGCCGAGTGCGACCTGTTCGCCGAGATCGACACGCGCATGACGGCCTTTGTCTCGCGCGTGCTGGCTCTGCCGCCGGAGGAGGCGCGCAAGGTGCAGAAGGATTATTACAAGACCTATGGCACGACCCTGTCGGGCCTGATGCATGTGAACCAGATCGAGCCGGCCGACTTCCTGCACTATGTCCACGATATCGACCTGTCGCCATTGCCGGACCTGCCGGGCCTGCGCACGGCGATCGAGGCGCTGCCCGGCCGGAAATTCGTCTACACGAATGGATCTCGCCGCCATGCCGAACGTGTGACGGAGAAGATGGGGCTCTCGCACCTCTTCCACGACAGTTTCGGCATCGAGGATGCGGTCTATACGCCAAAGCCGAAACAGGAGTCCTATGACCGGTTTTGCGGCCTGCACGGCGTCGATCCGAACCAGTCCATCTTTTTCGAAGACCTTGCCCGCAACCTCCTGCCGGCCAAGGACATGGGCTTCACGACCGTGCTGGTGCACTCCGAAAAGGACTGGAGCCACGAGCCCGTCGAAGCCCGCCCTGCGACGCTTGAGGACATTTTGAAGGATGACGGGCCGGATCACATCGACTATGTCACCGGCGACCTTGCGGCCTTCCTCGAAGCGGCGCGAGATACGCTGAAATAA
- a CDS encoding SRPBCC family protein, giving the protein MAKKLKQHKAVGEDYLATVGDKLKVTHAFPFPASAVWAALLDAKAWTEWLAITKVDWTSPEPFSVGTTRTVEIGDMVIDEVFFIWEEGKRMAFYFDKSTLPISAGVEDYHVVETPGGCELRWAGKASAPLFLGGVVSKQLAKGIAEGMPKLEALIRDNPGRFGLS; this is encoded by the coding sequence ATGGCGAAGAAGCTGAAGCAGCATAAAGCGGTGGGTGAGGACTATCTCGCCACTGTCGGCGACAAACTCAAAGTCACGCACGCCTTTCCGTTTCCGGCGTCTGCTGTCTGGGCGGCGCTGTTGGATGCCAAGGCGTGGACCGAGTGGCTGGCGATTACCAAGGTCGACTGGACGAGCCCGGAGCCTTTCAGTGTCGGCACGACGCGCACGGTCGAGATTGGCGACATGGTCATCGACGAAGTCTTCTTCATCTGGGAAGAGGGCAAGCGGATGGCGTTCTATTTCGACAAATCGACCCTGCCGATCTCTGCCGGGGTGGAAGACTATCACGTCGTCGAAACACCCGGCGGGTGCGAGCTGCGCTGGGCCGGCAAGGCGAGCGCGCCGCTCTTCCTGGGCGGCGTCGTCTCGAAACAACTCGCCAAGGGCATCGCCGAAGGCATGCCAAAGCTTGAAGCCCTGATCCGCGACAATCCCGGCCGGTTCGGGCTTTCCTGA
- the msrA gene encoding peptide-methionine (S)-S-oxide reductase MsrA yields the protein MKEQLKEAAMLFTRKPATMPTPETALKGRDQAIPTADTHFVNGRDLLADVPAGFERAVFALGCFWGAERKFWQQDGVWLTRVGYAGGYTPNPTYEEVCSGHTGHTEVVDVIFDPAIVTFEGLMKVFLENHDPTQGMRQGNDIGTQYRSAVYTTSDTQAETARKMIAAYEVSLVKAGHAGKITTELVPLDKIYFAEDYHQQYLAKNPAGYCGIGGTGVSCPVGLSV from the coding sequence ATGAAAGAACAGCTGAAGGAGGCCGCCATGCTGTTCACACGCAAACCCGCTACGATGCCGACACCGGAAACTGCGCTGAAAGGCCGGGATCAGGCGATTCCGACGGCCGATACGCATTTCGTGAATGGCCGGGACTTGCTGGCCGATGTTCCAGCAGGTTTTGAGCGCGCTGTGTTCGCGCTCGGCTGTTTCTGGGGCGCAGAACGCAAGTTCTGGCAACAGGATGGCGTCTGGCTCACCCGTGTCGGATATGCCGGCGGATACACGCCGAACCCGACCTATGAGGAAGTCTGCAGCGGGCATACCGGCCACACCGAAGTCGTCGATGTGATCTTCGATCCGGCCATCGTGACGTTCGAGGGCCTGATGAAAGTCTTCCTGGAAAACCATGACCCGACCCAGGGCATGCGCCAGGGCAATGACATCGGCACGCAATACCGCTCAGCCGTCTACACGACCAGCGACACGCAGGCCGAGACGGCCCGGAAAATGATCGCGGCCTATGAAGTGTCCCTCGTCAAGGCTGGCCATGCCGGAAAGATCACGACCGAGCTGGTCCCTCTGGACAAGATCTATTTCGCAGAGGACTACCACCAGCAATACCTCGCCAAGAACCCGGCGGGTTATTGCGGCATCGGCGGAACGGGCGTGTCCTGCCCGGTCGGCCTCTCTGTCTGA
- a CDS encoding Zn-dependent alcohol dehydrogenase produces the protein MKAAVMREPNKPLSIEEVTIDKPGPREVLVRLKAVGVCHSDVHFWDGNFPTEVPVILGHESAGVVEAVGSMVSAVKPGDHVISILSPFCGTCEYCLSGHMSVCHTINKDQFQRQMTEAPRLSIKGEKVGQFLNLSSFAEQILVHENTLCAIDKDMPLDRACLIGCGVITGVGSVFHTAQVEPGSTVAVVGCGGVGLSAINGAAIAGASRIIAVDLSDEKLQMAVRFGATDVVNPSKVDAIETIKELTKGGVHYSFECVGLKQTAEQAYHMLRPRGVATVIGMITPGVNIEVPGIELLVTEKRLQGAVMGSNRFRIDFPRFVDLYRQGKLHLDDLVSDRIGLDGITGALQNLKNNKGTVARQVVVFD, from the coding sequence ATGAAAGCTGCCGTGATGCGGGAGCCCAACAAGCCGCTGTCGATTGAAGAGGTCACGATCGACAAACCCGGTCCGCGCGAAGTCCTCGTCCGGCTGAAAGCTGTCGGCGTCTGCCATTCCGACGTCCACTTCTGGGATGGGAACTTCCCGACCGAAGTGCCGGTCATCCTCGGTCACGAGAGTGCCGGCGTCGTGGAAGCCGTCGGCTCGATGGTCTCGGCCGTGAAGCCGGGCGACCATGTCATCTCCATTCTCTCGCCCTTCTGCGGCACATGCGAATACTGCCTCTCCGGGCACATGTCGGTCTGCCACACGATCAACAAGGATCAGTTCCAGCGCCAGATGACCGAGGCCCCGCGCCTCTCCATCAAGGGCGAAAAGGTCGGCCAGTTCCTGAACCTCTCTTCCTTCGCCGAACAGATCCTTGTCCACGAGAATACGCTCTGCGCCATCGACAAGGACATGCCGCTGGACCGCGCCTGCCTGATCGGCTGCGGCGTGATCACGGGCGTCGGCTCGGTCTTCCATACCGCGCAGGTAGAGCCGGGCTCGACCGTCGCCGTGGTCGGCTGCGGCGGCGTCGGCCTCTCGGCCATCAATGGCGCAGCGATTGCCGGGGCCAGCCGGATCATCGCGGTCGACCTGTCGGACGAGAAGCTGCAGATGGCAGTCCGCTTCGGCGCAACCGATGTCGTCAATCCGTCCAAGGTGGATGCGATCGAGACGATCAAGGAACTGACCAAGGGCGGCGTGCACTATTCCTTCGAATGCGTGGGCCTCAAGCAGACGGCCGAGCAGGCCTATCACATGCTGCGCCCGCGCGGCGTCGCCACCGTGATCGGCATGATCACGCCGGGCGTGAACATCGAAGTGCCGGGCATCGAACTTCTGGTCACGGAGAAACGCCTTCAGGGCGCCGTGATGGGCTCCAACCGGTTCCGCATCGACTTCCCCCGCTTCGTGGATCTCTACCGGCAGGGCAAGCTGCACCTCGACGACCTCGTCTCGGACCGCATCGGCCTCGACGGCATCACCGGCGCCCTGCAGAACCTGAAAAACAACAAGGGCACCGTCGCGCGGCAAGTTGTGGTGTTCGACTAG
- the gluQRS gene encoding tRNA glutamyl-Q(34) synthetase GluQRS, whose protein sequence is MTDFVTRFAPSPTGYLHLGHACSAFHVWDAARAAGGRVLLRIEDIDQTRCRPEYETAILEDLKWLGLDWDGPVRRQSDHFDDYEATISDLRTRGLVYRCFRTRREIAAAMPAGADPEEWGFIGTPLPAADEAARLARGDAFAWRLSLAAAEAALGPRYGRLSYVDESDGTARTVRADPRPFGDVVLGRKETPASYHLACCHDDALQGVTHVIRGEDIREMTAVHALLQALMDWPQPVYRFHPLVLGPDGRKLSKRAGDRGLRAWRDEGKTPDDLRRMTGLP, encoded by the coding sequence ATGACGGATTTCGTCACCCGTTTCGCGCCATCGCCGACGGGTTACCTGCATCTCGGCCATGCCTGCTCGGCGTTCCATGTCTGGGACGCCGCCCGGGCCGCGGGTGGCCGGGTCCTGCTGCGGATCGAGGATATCGACCAGACCCGCTGCCGGCCGGAATATGAAACGGCGATCCTCGAAGACCTGAAATGGCTGGGGCTGGACTGGGACGGACCTGTCCGGCGCCAATCGGATCATTTCGATGACTATGAAGCGACCATATCGGACTTGCGGACGCGCGGACTGGTCTATCGTTGCTTCCGGACCCGCCGGGAAATCGCTGCCGCCATGCCGGCCGGCGCGGATCCGGAGGAATGGGGCTTTATCGGCACCCCCCTGCCCGCTGCGGATGAGGCAGCCCGCCTCGCCCGGGGCGATGCTTTTGCCTGGCGGCTCTCGCTGGCCGCCGCAGAAGCCGCGCTGGGCCCGCGATATGGCCGGCTGAGCTATGTCGACGAGAGTGACGGCACGGCGCGTACGGTGCGCGCAGATCCGCGCCCCTTTGGCGACGTGGTTCTCGGCCGGAAGGAAACGCCCGCCTCTTACCATCTTGCCTGCTGCCATGATGATGCCCTTCAGGGCGTCACGCATGTCATTCGCGGGGAGGACATCAGGGAGATGACCGCCGTACATGCGCTGCTTCAGGCGCTGATGGACTGGCCCCAGCCCGTCTATCGCTTTCATCCGCTGGTCCTCGGACCGGACGGCCGGAAACTGTCCAAGCGTGCTGGTGACCGGGGATTGCGTGCATGGCGCGATGAGGGCAAGACCCCGGACGACCTTCGCCGGATGACAGGCCTCCCATGA
- a CDS encoding EF-hand domain-containing protein, with product MTRFLTAALSASSLGLLTGCAQSLAQEVPVVSVTAAQEAVAVIEPVPVPDTYRQQVLKDADKFLTDRVNELYAFNPTGIVSREDVERSRLAEQARDRAGKLTTYLAFDLDGDGIITREEFHNQPVSANARNRARIDLAFTQSDTNGNGQLDFTELSALADAELAIARRRRPAFDNSPMMFDLNADGLVDVSELSQAVDTLAEPPEGSAEAQVAKPPLDSRGRPLCSLPRASAPAEMVILSGYQGSALSTVAVSGLDEATSVATLRIEAGETPLYIFATAYDSIVWKLSGETDRVERFVVQPRQANTGPGAGVVGLPASKVTFTGASACGRYLTKPDDRGVVKLKAGVSAQTGKTIDRLIVHYELRGVSIPSGTRTESRPPRRGPAVDVGTGRYYLQPDGAPEFVSNTDTSRTERELIRFNPDGVIDLKPEDVVSSGPVQAYDVLPQEAGLLQLLRSGGLQTGPKGEYIITRNIPRFPAGLAGAHGVRFILKQGVKMPAGSPGHSSIVDETTGECLTGARCRR from the coding sequence ATGACCCGTTTCCTGACCGCCGCCCTGTCGGCAAGCTCGCTCGGCCTGCTCACCGGATGTGCTCAATCACTGGCGCAGGAAGTGCCGGTTGTCTCCGTGACCGCGGCGCAGGAGGCGGTGGCCGTTATCGAACCGGTGCCTGTGCCGGACACTTATCGCCAGCAGGTTCTGAAAGACGCGGACAAATTTCTGACCGACCGCGTCAACGAGCTCTATGCATTCAACCCGACAGGCATCGTCTCGCGCGAAGATGTCGAACGCAGCCGCCTGGCGGAACAGGCCCGCGACCGTGCCGGAAAGCTGACCACTTACCTTGCCTTCGATCTGGATGGAGACGGTATCATCACCCGGGAAGAGTTCCACAACCAGCCGGTCTCGGCGAATGCCCGGAATCGGGCCCGGATCGACCTCGCTTTCACTCAGTCGGACACAAATGGAAACGGCCAGCTCGACTTCACGGAACTGTCGGCGCTTGCAGACGCAGAACTCGCAATCGCCCGGCGCCGCCGCCCAGCCTTCGACAACAGCCCGATGATGTTTGATCTCAATGCGGATGGCTTGGTCGATGTCAGCGAACTGTCGCAAGCGGTAGACACCCTTGCGGAACCGCCGGAGGGCAGCGCGGAGGCGCAGGTCGCAAAGCCGCCACTTGATTCGCGTGGCCGGCCGCTCTGCTCCCTGCCGCGGGCGAGTGCGCCGGCGGAGATGGTCATCCTGTCCGGCTATCAGGGCTCTGCGCTTTCGACGGTGGCCGTCAGCGGACTCGATGAGGCGACATCCGTTGCGACCCTGAGAATCGAGGCCGGGGAAACGCCGCTCTACATTTTTGCAACGGCGTACGATTCCATCGTCTGGAAACTCAGCGGCGAGACCGACAGGGTGGAGCGTTTTGTCGTCCAGCCGCGCCAGGCGAATACGGGGCCGGGCGCGGGTGTCGTCGGCCTGCCGGCCAGCAAGGTCACTTTTACCGGGGCCAGTGCCTGCGGCAGATACCTGACGAAGCCGGACGACCGCGGCGTGGTGAAGCTGAAAGCGGGGGTTTCCGCCCAGACCGGCAAGACGATTGATCGTCTCATCGTGCACTATGAATTGCGGGGTGTGTCCATCCCGTCCGGCACAAGGACTGAAAGCCGTCCGCCGCGGCGCGGGCCCGCTGTGGATGTCGGCACAGGCCGGTACTATCTGCAGCCGGACGGTGCCCCCGAATTTGTTTCCAATACAGACACCAGCCGGACAGAGCGCGAACTCATTCGCTTCAATCCGGATGGGGTAATCGACCTGAAGCCCGAAGACGTTGTCTCAAGCGGACCGGTACAGGCATATGATGTCCTGCCGCAGGAGGCGGGCCTGCTCCAGCTGCTCCGGTCCGGTGGCCTGCAAACGGGTCCGAAGGGCGAATATATCATCACCCGGAACATCCCGCGGTTCCCGGCCGGATTGGCTGGCGCCCACGGTGTCCGGTTCATCCTGAAGCAAGGGGTAAAGATGCCCGCAGGGTCGCCCGGACATTCTTCGATCGTCGATGAGACGACCGGAGAATGCCTGACTGGTGCGAGGTGCCGCCGCTAG
- a CDS encoding alkaline phosphatase: protein MRKTLTALPLIALVVAGCAATPADNGANADAAEPIASPVATLAREAAVPQQAGDAYYLDAQAAIDAKITARGLRPAKNVILFVGDGMSIPTITAARIYAGQKRGVDGESYKLTMDQLPYSALSKTYSHDAQIADSASTATAMISGVKTNSRTLGITGDASYDNCASVEGNTTDSIFEMAEAAGLSTGLITTARLTHATPGAAYSKVPNRDWEAFVGTGGAAADSCPDIATQFIDWTAGDGFEIAMGGGRSAFLTGGTEDPEYPGKTSDRKDQRDLIADWTSRPDHKYIVDRAGFAAQDFSSEDKVLGLFEPSHMDYELDRADDPAGEPSIVEMTRAAITRLSQDPDGFVLLVEGGRIDHAHHAGNAARALEEADQFDQAIQTALDMTNSDDTLIIVTADHSHTLTISGYARRGNPILGLSSTSLDGSPNKALDGMPYTTLGYANGPGACTVTENGFDCSRKDLTGVDTTDKDFLQPSLYPMWSETHGGDDVAIFASGPGSELVSGVMEQNEIFQVMGRASGLVAGPEGE from the coding sequence ATGCGCAAGACTCTCACCGCCCTGCCCCTCATCGCTCTTGTTGTTGCAGGTTGCGCAGCGACGCCTGCCGACAACGGCGCAAATGCAGACGCGGCAGAGCCGATTGCCTCCCCGGTCGCCACGCTGGCGCGCGAAGCCGCCGTGCCGCAGCAGGCCGGCGACGCCTACTACCTGGATGCCCAGGCCGCCATCGATGCGAAAATCACGGCACGCGGCCTGCGCCCGGCAAAGAACGTCATCCTCTTTGTCGGTGACGGCATGAGCATCCCAACGATCACCGCCGCCCGTATCTATGCCGGACAGAAGCGCGGCGTGGACGGCGAGTCCTACAAGCTGACCATGGACCAGCTGCCGTATTCCGCCCTGTCCAAGACCTATAGCCACGACGCCCAGATCGCCGACTCCGCCTCCACCGCGACGGCCATGATCAGCGGCGTGAAAACGAACTCCCGCACGCTCGGCATCACGGGCGACGCCTCCTATGACAATTGTGCCAGCGTCGAAGGCAACACGACCGACTCCATCTTCGAGATGGCAGAAGCAGCTGGCCTGTCCACGGGCCTGATCACCACCGCGCGCCTGACGCACGCGACGCCGGGCGCCGCCTATTCGAAAGTACCGAACCGCGACTGGGAAGCCTTTGTCGGGACCGGCGGCGCAGCAGCGGACTCGTGCCCGGACATAGCCACCCAGTTCATCGACTGGACTGCCGGGGACGGATTTGAAATCGCCATGGGCGGGGGCCGTTCGGCCTTCCTGACGGGCGGCACGGAAGATCCGGAATATCCGGGCAAGACCAGCGACCGGAAAGACCAGCGCGACCTGATCGCCGACTGGACGTCCCGTCCGGACCATAAATACATCGTCGATCGCGCAGGCTTTGCCGCGCAGGACTTTTCCAGCGAAGACAAGGTGCTCGGCCTCTTCGAACCGTCTCACATGGATTATGAGCTCGACCGCGCCGACGATCCGGCCGGCGAACCGTCCATCGTTGAAATGACGCGCGCCGCCATCACCCGCCTGTCGCAGGACCCGGATGGCTTTGTCCTGCTGGTCGAAGGCGGCCGCATCGACCACGCCCACCATGCCGGGAACGCGGCCCGCGCGCTGGAGGAAGCCGACCAGTTCGATCAGGCGATCCAGACCGCCTTGGACATGACCAATTCGGACGATACGCTGATCATCGTCACCGCAGACCATTCCCACACGCTGACCATTTCGGGCTACGCGCGCCGCGGCAACCCGATCCTTGGCCTGTCCTCGACCTCGCTCGACGGATCGCCGAACAAGGCGCTTGACGGCATGCCGTACACGACGCTCGGCTATGCGAACGGCCCCGGCGCCTGCACCGTCACCGAGAACGGCTTCGACTGCAGCCGCAAGGACCTCACCGGCGTCGACACGACCGACAAGGATTTCCTCCAGCCATCGCTCTATCCGATGTGGTCGGAGACCCATGGCGGCGACGATGTGGCAATCTTCGCGTCCGGCCCCGGATCGGAACTCGTCTCCGGCGTCATGGAGCAGAACGAGATCTTCCAGGTCATGGGCCGCGCCAGCGGTCTCGTCGCCGGGCCGGAGGGCGAATAA
- a CDS encoding HlyD family efflux transporter periplasmic adaptor subunit, producing MSAERRPGDTQTNQPSETEAVSDFVSLGDAMEAAGRDKRKYPRYSAPLTIEINGHAYPALDWSLSGFRIGEVRELALAGEKVRTTVSVQISDFEFRFETLSELLRIYPEKREAAFTFTGLSPEEVRALGFISSAHISGKLKSVDGILRNVSTGTSSASSEEEIDHALQIGRRKVFVRRGVFALLAVLALLSARASILAMTSISSVAAWVDTQLIEISAPEPSVVRNILAGEGTMVKPGDAIATLSNGPLEAELADAEAEKRVMEVRLEGLQAILAGRSGMLQTESAQAVRALQQAQARRDELRDSLAAAKAEVEKLRSVSTPGLVPLSVRTNAEQAVAEITERIAQAERDVEDARSRLSGARSGFFVGNARATGYEPATLQVAIPEVEQEIAAAEVRIDGLRSRLNELSVVSPCNCRVSEVIRLPGERVTAQEPLMRLEAMGETRMVSAFVKHSDARRLKVGQRVSVRLADGRRDRNATITDISATIQLSSENKLFNRDLNPERYAQLGIRLSEEFADAPGAAVETTIHRPLLRWLADIFRF from the coding sequence ATGAGCGCAGAAAGACGCCCCGGAGACACACAGACGAACCAACCGTCCGAGACGGAAGCGGTTTCAGACTTCGTGTCGCTGGGAGATGCGATGGAGGCGGCCGGACGCGACAAGCGCAAGTATCCGCGCTATTCCGCGCCCCTGACCATCGAGATCAACGGCCACGCCTACCCGGCGCTGGACTGGTCCCTTAGCGGCTTCAGGATCGGTGAAGTGCGTGAACTCGCGCTGGCAGGAGAAAAGGTCCGCACGACAGTCTCTGTCCAGATTTCCGATTTCGAATTCAGGTTCGAGACGCTGTCGGAGCTTCTGCGGATCTATCCGGAGAAGCGCGAAGCCGCATTCACTTTCACAGGCCTCTCCCCTGAAGAGGTGCGTGCACTGGGTTTTATTTCCAGTGCACATATTTCCGGCAAGCTGAAAAGCGTCGACGGCATTCTCCGCAATGTCAGCACAGGAACTTCTTCTGCGAGCAGCGAGGAAGAGATCGACCACGCACTTCAGATCGGGCGGCGCAAAGTGTTTGTCCGCCGGGGCGTCTTTGCGCTCCTGGCCGTACTGGCCCTGTTGAGCGCCAGAGCCTCCATCCTGGCCATGACCAGCATCAGCAGCGTTGCAGCCTGGGTAGACACGCAGCTGATCGAGATCAGCGCGCCGGAGCCCTCAGTGGTGAGGAACATCCTTGCCGGGGAAGGCACTATGGTAAAACCGGGTGATGCGATCGCAACCCTCTCAAACGGGCCGCTCGAAGCAGAGCTTGCAGACGCCGAGGCTGAAAAGCGCGTCATGGAAGTTCGGCTGGAGGGGCTGCAGGCGATCCTCGCTGGCCGCAGCGGCATGTTGCAGACGGAATCGGCGCAGGCGGTTCGGGCGCTCCAGCAGGCGCAAGCGCGCCGGGACGAGTTGCGGGATTCGCTCGCGGCCGCCAAGGCCGAAGTGGAAAAGCTGAGATCGGTTTCCACGCCCGGCCTTGTCCCCCTCAGTGTCCGCACCAATGCCGAACAAGCCGTTGCGGAGATCACCGAGCGTATCGCCCAGGCGGAACGCGATGTCGAAGATGCAAGGTCGCGGCTCAGCGGCGCCCGGTCCGGCTTCTTCGTCGGCAATGCGCGGGCAACGGGATATGAACCGGCAACCCTGCAGGTGGCCATTCCTGAAGTCGAACAGGAGATCGCGGCAGCCGAGGTCAGAATAGACGGCCTCAGAAGCCGCCTCAATGAATTGTCGGTGGTCAGCCCCTGCAATTGCCGTGTGTCAGAAGTCATTCGGCTGCCGGGTGAACGTGTGACGGCGCAGGAACCGCTCATGCGCCTTGAGGCGATGGGCGAAACGCGCATGGTCTCGGCATTTGTGAAGCATTCTGACGCAAGGCGCCTGAAGGTCGGCCAGCGCGTCAGTGTCAGGCTGGCCGACGGCCGGCGGGACCGGAACGCAACGATCACCGATATCAGTGCGACCATCCAGCTATCGAGCGAAAACAAGCTTTTCAACCGGGATCTCAACCCCGAACGCTATGCCCAGCTCGGTATCCGGCTGTCGGAAGAGTTTGCAGATGCGCCCGGCGCGGCCGTTGAAACGACGATCCACCGGCCCCTGCTTCGCTGGCTGGCAGATATTTTTCGTTTCTAG
- a CDS encoding DMT family transporter, whose protein sequence is MTAIPASPPTPRSWTGPLMVLAGGVGIGFAPIGLRFGLDDLGPQAIAFWRYVFALPLLLALVFVIERRVPRLPNRFILMAGTFFTLDIALWHHALTITTVSNATFIVNLGNVLVGFGAWFFLKQRPHAFWFVAAALAILGAAALSLGGGAEGKGNIRGDLFAVAAAFLVSGYMLCSTIARRTIGGIEAIFWLTFVEVIVAGLIVLATGETFLPQSLDGFRVPIFLALVSQIAGQALIVTGLGRTSAAVAGLLVLVQPVVAAAVSWHLFGESLTGLQAMGGVVILFAVWLAQRGRKPRVAVD, encoded by the coding sequence ATGACAGCCATACCCGCTTCCCCGCCGACACCTCGTTCCTGGACGGGGCCGCTGATGGTCCTGGCAGGCGGTGTCGGGATCGGCTTTGCCCCCATCGGCCTGCGCTTCGGCCTCGACGACCTTGGCCCGCAAGCCATCGCGTTCTGGCGTTATGTCTTCGCCCTGCCCCTGCTGCTGGCGCTGGTGTTCGTGATCGAACGCCGCGTCCCGCGCCTGCCCAACCGGTTCATCCTGATGGCGGGCACCTTCTTCACGCTGGACATCGCGCTCTGGCATCACGCGCTGACCATTACGACCGTTTCGAATGCGACCTTCATCGTGAACCTTGGAAATGTGCTGGTCGGGTTCGGGGCATGGTTCTTCCTGAAGCAGCGCCCGCATGCCTTCTGGTTCGTCGCCGCCGCGCTTGCCATTCTGGGCGCCGCAGCGCTGTCCCTCGGCGGAGGCGCAGAAGGCAAGGGCAATATTCGCGGAGACCTGTTTGCCGTCGCCGCCGCCTTCCTCGTCAGCGGATACATGCTTTGCTCCACCATCGCCCGGCGCACGATTGGCGGCATCGAGGCGATTTTCTGGCTGACATTCGTGGAAGTCATCGTAGCCGGTCTGATCGTGCTGGCGACAGGCGAAACCTTCCTGCCCCAATCGCTGGACGGGTTCCGGGTTCCGATCTTCCTCGCGCTGGTTTCGCAGATCGCCGGGCAGGCCCTGATCGTGACGGGCCTCGGCAGAACCTCCGCCGCCGTTGCAGGCCTGCTTGTTCTTGTCCAGCCGGTCGTCGCTGCTGCGGTTTCCTGGCACCTGTTCGGCGAGTCTCTGACCGGCCTGCAGGCAATGGGCGGTGTCGTGATCCTGTTTGCGGTCTGGCTGGCCCAGCGCGGCCGCAAACCGCGTGTTGCAGTCGACTGA